The DNA region aattaagtaGTACGTAAAtagtaaatgtacgactcgtgttgaAAAGATCTTCattttgtaacttgttgcataaactaacaagttgcaaaatgatgattttttcagcacgagtcgtacatttatcaaacgaggtttaccgagttagataaatacgacgagtgctgaaaaactcAAGTTTTCGCAAgaagttccatacaatttttttttgcaattccgaaaaacgcttcttgaagggaattttatgtcaaacattcatgtatttagtaaattcaccgttcaaaacaaaaaatacagctTACTTTTCCATACTAGtgatgaaaagttcaacttttcagcacccatttcagggctgaaaagtagaacttttcagcactggttttgaaaggtattaattttccattctgttatttttggtagggaaaagtaggccgtttcgtttcgtcagaagtagagcgtccaatttcccggggttacaaatttcccgggaaacgggaaattctcagccaatttctcgggaaatcccgcgaattcccgggatattttaaatttattgaaaattgttatgatcttggttttaagtaatattatgcaacaaaattgtataggacatcaacgttaatggtttaaataagtgtgaagatcaattaacaacttgactgcatgtaaaaaatcattcaactataagaaaaattattttggtattttaaacttgcctctgtgaccattttattgaaaattttaagagaaaaaaaaacatgcagaaattatgtttttcatgacaaatactggtttcagctcttgaacaaatgatAAAGCTTTTTAGTGATGGTTTTATTCCAAACaacacaatgttttcaaatatttgaagaaagctttgaatatatttttgcatttttttagaacaaacagtagaaagtagtttttcaatgatttttttttttgtattattaagcaacatgatttaaattttacgaaaaaaataacatcattCAACAAAAAGTcttatattttttcacatttaaccctctaacacctgtagttgcaccagtgctccataattcttttacttcaaattgtattttctctagtactaggtattcaaccaaatgaattaattctttttgcacaaattcgattttcatctcatttgatcatggtacgtaaaaaatatcaattttaatttggaggtaagaagttaatattgttttgatgaaataacatcactatgttaaaagcttacctaattgtaataattgaATACTCATTAAgaaagatctattcccagtttcTTCAAAACTTAATATTATCTGAAATAATTCTGacatcataatttctgataatctgattcattatatataaaccaaacaatacatttaattgaacaaaatcatgttaagtttgttcatttttaatttttcagagcattttcaaaaaatagtttcaaaaatttaagaaaatgtacatttccgcttgaatttcgggaattcccgggaaatttgtaacgggaaatattttttttttcgggaaatcccgggaattcccgggattttttttcccgggtcGGGAAATTGGATTCTCTagtcagaaggacaggaaaagttgacagattcacagtggaattgcaaaatagtagtttatgcaacaaggtgcaaaaagaggattttttcagcacgagtcgtacatttatccaacgaggttcaccgagttggataaatacgacaagtgatgaaaaaatcaagttttgcaacgagttccatacaacggttttttgcaattccgaaaaacaccctttgaacagaattataagacaaatgtccatgcattgattcaatgaatcgtttgaatcaaaaaaaaaatgttgaaaaatataacttttcctaTAGGAtataacaagtgctgaaaagttcaacttttcagcatccatttcagtgctgaaaagtagaacttttcagcatttattttgaaaagtgttgttattcgattctgttatttttggtacagaaaagtaggctatttcgtcgttcaagaatgacaggaaaagtaagtagtttcacgacggaattgcgaaAAAGACAATTAAAACactgttttcattgaaatgttgataccgaggcttttaatttatttattttttgccccccttctCCCTCGACTGTGTTAAGAGTGGAggaacataaactttaaaaaatatgtgcaacggcctaagtaactattaaaattttaatcatcATAACAGTCGAAtagtattgtgaaaaaaaaccgAAGTTCTAAGGGTGTTTTCAATCTCAAcacaaaatttgtaaatagcttaaaattacaaaatttgatttaaaatgctgaaacaataaaaaaacaaaataccgattaaaataaaaatttacatttctagcatacatattttttggaaaaaaacattacataaaatttgcattggcctaaCTGAAATCATACTTTTCTTACTTTGGTAGCATTTGATGATTctgagatgattttttttaattggatcgtttttgatttcaattagGTATTAGCGTTCATATCTTATTAAATGGTGCAAAAATTCTGCTTTAATGTTTGTGCTCCTTTCAGATATAAGAGTTCAATTCAACATATTAAAAAGTAAATATCacgtttataaatttaaaacttatcaaatttaCACTGAAAAACCTTTCTGAATAATATATTTGATAAATGGGTTATGGCTATGCATTgattacaaaaaatctttgaatttcacgggatttcgtggaaattgtgaatttttacgagttatgtaattttacatttgattttcaaaacatggtttatggatggtctctaataaaaaaaaactgaccgagccacgtagcccagtggtaacgcttccgcctcccAAGCGGTAGATTGGGGTTCAAAttccggctcggaccaacaaaactgatgatcttttcccttctggattcgattacttagtaaagggaaggtagtgtatcatcacaaactggaccttatcacgacaccttaggaagacaacctatggaatgttaaaattaaccataacatgttaacattaagttgaataataaactgtcactttgtaaatgccggctccgatactcttcacgagtgttcccctcaggaacagggaaagatttactttactttacttctaataaaaaaaagtctagataTAATGCAAGCGTGATATAATGACTGCGTTGATCAGGTTATAGATGTACATTTTGCGATTCGAGATCAGATATAAACCAAAATGCTATCACTCAGCGCAGCGCCATCACCAAACCACCCACTTCcgttcgaaacaaaaaaaaagtttcgcttTTCCACGATGGTGAGATTTTGATAGTCGTTTTCGTGCGCATTAAACTCGTACGCGGAAAATCATGCCATGCAGAGAAACTAAGTGCTTAGCCAAAGCCATTTCTATTATCATATCTATCCACGAGCCGATATATGTATTAACGGTGTTCAGCGGATATAATCATGTCAAATCGGCAATCCATTTGCAAGTGGCGGCCAACGCCGCGCCACCGTGGCTGCCAGATTGAGCTCTCCAATTGCTGGCCAATTGAGAaagatgaatgaatgaatgaatgaaatgcACAAAATGATAACAGGAGTAGAAGGAAGAAAAAGAAGATCTTTACCGTAAGCGACGGCGAGCAGGCTGGCCACGGCAGACACGGTGGCCATTCCGACGTAGGTGGCAGCCCCGGCCACGGCCGTAAAGCGCACGCATCCGTACACGATGCCGACGAAGAGGAACGACTCGAAGAAGGCTTTCGGCACGGTCAACAGGGCCCGGTGCGCGTAATAGGCCGACAGGCGGTATGTCCGTTCGCCGACCTCGCGCCTCACCAGCGGCAGGTCGCGCGGGAACACGTAGAACACGGAGTAGCTCAGGGTGTACAGCAGTTCGCACACCACCAGGAACAGCGCCCCGCGGATGTCTTGGATCGAGGTTTGACCGCCGGTGGCCGGATCGATGTGAAAGTACAGCGCCGAAATGGTGATGCTGGTGATCTACATTTTATGCGCGGGTTTGGGGGAAAATGATGATAAAGATAAAGCTGCCGACAGAGAGTCTACACTGGCTGCGGTGCTTACCAGAAATAGAAACGTGACTATGACGTACTCCCGCAAGTTTCGGATGCTGTCGAGGATGCCGCGGTGGAGCAGAAGGTAGAGCTGGGAGGGCCAGCAGGCGTGACTGGTGTTTCTGTAGGGATAATACAAACGTTAGTTAATTTGAGTTTTGATtctgaatttaataaaatagtCGAATAGTTATTTAAccaaatcctgttttttataATCTTTTATATTCTCTGCATTcattcaacatttaaaaataaaaatgttttgaattccaAGATTTTGGGCCTCGGGTAACAATTGGTTAATCTTAgcctaaaataacccaaaaaccgAAACTTTAGAAGTAGGGTATTTATCCCTATTATGGGCCTGCAAAGCCGAGCGcactttttatttgatgtattctcaaaggcTTCTATATAGGCAGCCTTGCTTTTATTACATGAATATGTTGGTTTTTTAATGCTCTTACTTAATCACATTGTTGACGAAAatactttatatttctgtttaAGCCCGagaaactgaaacattttttgtccctattttggggataATGCACctagcatacgaccttctttgtACATATTTCGacctaccttctgattggttgaaatctcgaagcacgtggcgaacttttttgacgtacggttcagccacagccgcacaaattcggtcgacaaacatgctcaatcattgtgatgttttaagccacaaatcaacattagaacgattgatttcacttgcattacgtgcataattagcttggacatgatttatatcattctttacgagttttaaacataattaaacatTTGTTGCGTAGCCAAACAACAAGCCCGTAATATGCCAGAACCAAAATTTGTTACAATTTGTagaagtgtcaaatggactgaaCATAGAGCCGAAGTTATTAATCAGTTTAATTTAAGTTCaatttttattgctttatttctaatttagaatgaagaatgaagataATAACTGCACGTATCATTATCAAGTGGCAGATTCTTGCCAGATTTGAAgaaatgctcaatttcgttgaattaagtttggtagacccaaaatagatattaggcccaaaatagggacaaataccctactagggttagtgacttttcacgatttcgcggacagcgtacaattcgtgaaatttgaagatttctgtAAAATCCCGAGAAATTTGTCaactttttcaaatcaattctttaaaataataacataataCATATTTCATTCATTAAtgactttttaagtaaattttattagttttcaattgaaaagtgtgatatgaaccatttgaaaaattgttagcaaaacttacattaacatgaaattgatagatcATTTACTAACAAGTGAATGCAGCAAAAACTTAaatgatgttaacaaaaatcagtcaaagaaaaaaatgtaatctcgcaatttttataaattctgtatctttcaaccgaaacttgttaatttattttttatttttttttttaatcaattagtAGCAAACATTCTAGTAAAAGTAACATCAAGTGGAAAAAGTCGTCTTTCCCTTTTCCTCCGGTCAATGATTAATccggaggagcaaaaaaaatagattgaaaaattgaatttcatcagagtaaagaaaaatattgagtaAATAGATTGCTATTTACTAGATAatctaaaaaaagtttatcaatTTTACTTAGGAAACTAACTTAATTAAGCAATATTATCATGACTTGTACTAacaatttaattattatttaaatatcaaatttacatataattttataagaaattaaaagagtCATGCTTGGTTTATTCAACTTCaaattaacactcaaacgctcgggtagtcatttgacccctatttttttttcttaaaaatctcaaaacttttggtagaattgaccaaattggatgcttccggttgcaaaagatccagatttgtctatattttgaactgtcagatgggggacaaatatggtccacttttacaggagatattccggattccgtttgGGTACCTTGGCCCTCCTATTTGGGGTTTTGGTCAATAGAACAAAAACCATTACACAGAAAAATGcaggaaatgatgcaaaacttcaaggcatcatTCTAATACATCATCTTGCATAGATACATGGCATGGCCAAGACCTTCGGGCACCGAAACAGGTTCCAaccggaaacggttcactgagctgatgtcgatTGGTGCCCAAATGGAACTGGTTTACGGTGCCCCGTATgacttaaccatgtcaattatttttgctggatgatgtattagaatgATACCTTGAAgctttgcatcatttccggcatttTTCTGTGTAATGGTTTTTGTTCTATTGACCAAAACCCCAAATAGGAGGGCCAAGGTACCcaaacggaatccggaatatctccggtaaaagtggaccatatttgtcccccatctgacagttcaaaatatatacaaatctggatcttttgcaaccggaagcatccaatttggtcaattctaccaaaagttatgagatttttaagaaaaaaaataggggtcaaatgactacccgagcgtttgagtgttaatatatatttgttagtttttttttcgattttttttatctttaaagtcaccttttaagaacatttcacctgtttaattttcacgatatttgattatttgcgtGAATGGCTCccgtggaaataaaaaaaaaagattgttttcagttaggatttttaataacattttgaagatttcgttacagattaaattatttttgactattgattttaaatttagtttttgagaagtgagatgaaaactcaaaaaatgtcgcaaaaaaagttattttaattgttagattgtttcgttgaatttggatttgatatgaaattcaataaaatgtaaaggataaaatagtagcaaatcagcgaaaactgtttAGCTATATTAGTCGAACATCAAAAAAGCAGCTCAATAAATGGCTATacgtggatttttttaaattacttttttttatgtttttcatgcttCAAATCAAACAATTAGCTCAATTCATGTCCCTTATAAATATGTTTCATTATGACATGACtagaaaagcttaaacattcttaaaatttattaaaaacaaaaaaatggcaacacaTAAAATGATACAagccccgacctctcttcgatttgcgtgaaactttgtcctaaggggaacttttgtccctgatcacgaattcgaggtccgttttttgatatctcgcgaCAGatgggtggtacgacccctttcatttttgaacatgcgaaaaaagaggtgtttttcaataatttgcacttttgcagcctgaaacggtgataaggtagaaatttgatgtcaaagggacttctatgtaaaattagacgcccgatttgatggcgtactcagaattccgaaaaaaaacttatttttcatcgaaaaaaacactataaaagttttaaaaattctcccattttccgttactcgactgtaaaaaattttggaacatgtcattttgtgggaaatttaatgtacttttcgaatctacattgacccagaagggtaattttttcatttagaacaaaatttttcattttaaaattttgtgttttttctaactttgcacggTTATTttatagagtgtaacaatgttctacaataggggtttgcttataaacatcacgagttagctcgattaattttacataaaagtccttttgataccaaatttctatctcatcaccatttcaggctgcaaattattgaaaaacacctcttttttcgcatgttcaaaaatggaaggggtcgtaccgcccctccgtcacgagatatcaaaaaagggacctcggattcgtgatcagggacaaaagttacaccttaggacaaagtttcacgcaaatcgaagaggggtcggggcaactttttccgattgcgtgtgagttggtagagaataacCCATATGTTTTTACATTCATGTgttgtataaaaaaatattttcaaattgtctTCAAGTCACTACTGCCAACAAGGGAAAAtagggactacagtctgaataggtacaggataggaatctgaatttccagactaaaatttgtctttttttttcaatttcgggctTTTCGGGACGAAAAATCTCAGGAATTTTGTCCCGAGAATTCTCGGGATGGTCGCATTATTTCAAATACATTACTTACAACATCTACTACATTAAcaccaagacaccaaatcgatcagaaagtcCGCtgaagaaacagatttttttttaattttgaataggCTTTTTGAATGGACTGCCAAAATGAAATGGAGACTTGTTTGGACGAAATAATAATATGCAAAATGTGTTTTAGGTTTAAgaacaattaaacaaaaattttcatcaaaataaaattaaaaaaattagacagaggtttccaataaatttgctatttttttttggaaaattgcccttttgcatcattaatttttccatacaagtctacgTACAATTttgatcacacaaaatagcCATAAGAATGTTCTGTGTTAGAGTTTAGGATAGTGTAAAATCAGGCAAAATcttgaattattgaaaaatgctgaaaatcgAACttgttttcatacaaaataaaaaatattcattgaaagatgcaaaataaaattttaatgaaaattaacaaaaactaGTACGACAGCCAGCAGCGTCTCAAAAACTAAGACGCAAACATTTGGCGTATAATCTAAAAGTATGTTGTACAGCTGTGTTACAATAAGTTAGCGGAATTCGCAAAGAAGACAATCCTTTAATACTTATATTTAAgattacaaattcaaaatttcttattccatataaattttaaattaacatgaaaataaaataaggatttcaaaatgcaaaaaaaagaactcaCCTGCAAAGCTTATCGATCACATCACCCTGCTGGTACGGTCCCATAAGGCTCTTCCTGGCCACATTCTCCCGCTGGCACTTTCGCACAACCTCGTGCCTGTTCCGAGACTCTCCAGCTAGCGCTTCATTAGAACCAGCACTATCGTAACTGTCACTATCACAAACTAGCTTAAAGTAGTAATCCGCTGGATTGCAGTTGATCGGCAGGGGGAGACTTATGCtgaaatttggttggttttagttgttattttttagagtgagaTATGGAAATGTTATACCTCTCGAAGAAGCTAGTGGCCTCCACTGTAGGTCCCTGGTAGTACGTTCTGCCCCGATTCAACAGAATAACATCACTAAAGCACTCGAAGATGTCTGACGTCGGATGGTGAATTGTGCAAATCACGGCCTTCCTACTGTCCACGGCCAGCTTCCTCAGTGTATTGATCACCGCCAGGGCACTGAAGCTGTCCAGCCCGGTCGTGGGTTCATCACAGAACAGAATGTCCGGTTCGGTAAGCAATTCCCCGGCCAGGTTGACTTTCTTCCGCTCCCCACCGGACAGGTGGGAGATCCTCGTTGAGGCGCACTGTTCCAGGTTCAGCTCGTTGATCACGGACTCCATTTGGG from Culex quinquefasciatus strain JHB chromosome 3, VPISU_Cqui_1.0_pri_paternal, whole genome shotgun sequence includes:
- the LOC6045536 gene encoding protein brown produces the protein MAIDFELNDSIRIYKPATEEGTTSVSSPVLLEWKNLSVRIGSGRTWSFRKKPADSTYILKHATGAVQSGDLVAVMGSSGSGKTTMLAAVSMRLTAEVQGSVLINGLFVNPSQMKRLAGFVPQFEIALNSLTVREHLTFVAKLKGVGRAQMESVINELNLEQCASTRISHLSGGERKKVNLAGELLTEPDILFCDEPTTGLDSFSALAVINTLRKLAVDSRKAVICTIHHPTSDIFECFSDVILLNRGRTYYQGPTVEATSFFESISLPLPINCNPADYYFKLVCDSDSYDSAGSNEALAGESRNRHEVVRKCQRENVARKSLMGPYQQGDVIDKLCRNTSHACWPSQLYLLLHRGILDSIRNLREYVIVTFLFLITSITISALYFHIDPATGGQTSIQDIRGALFLVVCELLYTLSYSVFYVFPRDLPLVRREVGERTYRLSAYYAHRALLTVPKAFFESFLFVGIVYGCVRFTAVAGAATYVGMATVSAVASLLAVAYGYLLTCLSGSMELSIEYANLIFLLYGLLGGLYLNIRAFPVAKYLSFFFFAAEGISVYYWRTVLDIPCDLDETTAVNETATNHSCLRDGLAVLEDTGYGTSLDVVYFNYLVMAGQIVAVHVLAYFCLRRLVKKAGFY